One Olleya sp. Hel_I_94 genomic window, AAATCAAAGTAGACAACCCATACTCTGCTTATAAAGACAAACCCTTTATTATCTTTTTGTTTGCTTTATTTTTATTTGGTTTTATATTCTTGCAATATTTTTCTACAATGCCATTATATTACAGATCAGAGCATCATTTAAGCGAGCTGCAAATTGGATTATTACTAGGTGCCAATGGTTTTTTTATTTTTTTATTAGAAATGCCATTAATTAAATATTTGGAAAACACACGTTTTGCAAAAACGTCACTAATCCTATTTGGCGCCTTTTTAACTGCCACTAGCTTTTTAATACTTAACTTTTCTAGTTGGTCAGGAATTTTAATTTTTGGTATGTTTTTAATGACCATTGGCGAAATGATAGCCTTTCCGTTTGCGAATGCATTTGCCTTGCAACAAGCTAAAAAAGGAAATCAAGGCGAATATATGGCATTATACTCGATAGCATTTTCTTTTGCACATATCTTTGGTCACAAAACAGGTATGGAACTTGTTGAACGTGTTGGTTTTGATAACACTTGGTATATCATGACCTTATTAGGAGGATTATGCATGTTTTTATTATACCTATTAAAACAGTTTATGAAAGGAAAAAAAATCATCTAAATGAATTTAAACCAAGTAACCATATCCTCTAAAAATTTAGACAGATCCGTCACATTTTATAAACTTTTAGGACTGCAACTTATTGTTGACGCTCTACCAAGATATGCTAGGTTTACCTGTCCCGATGGTGACGCTACTTTTTCTATACACCAAAATATAAATATGCAACCTAGTGATAATACAGTGCTATATTTTGAAGATGAAAATTTAAAAGATTTAGTTTTTAAACTGAAACAAAAAGGGATAGTTTTTACATCTGATATTGAAGACAAGTCATGGCTTTGGACAGAAGCGCATTTAAAAGATCCTGACGGAAATAACATTATTTTATTTAAAGCAGGAAAGCATAGAAAAAATCCACCTTGGCGAATTTAAACTGGCTTAATAGCATTATTTTTAACTACATGAGATAAAATTATTTGCGTTTTACATTCGCCATAAATAATTAATTGATCAATAAAAGCCTCTAAATGCTTGTGGTTTTTTAAAACCACTTCCATAACTATATTTTCATTTCCGGTAATCCTGTAGCAATTAACCACCTCATCAAGGGTTTTTACTTTTTCTAAAAACGGTTTTAATTTACCCATAAACGCCTGTAAAGTAATTAAAGCTTTTAACTGATAACCGACTTCAAAAGGAGAAATTAAAGTGATATGATTTTGAATAATCCCTAAATCCTCCATTTTTTTTATCCGCTCTGATACAGCAGGTGAGCTTATTCCCACCTGACGACCAATAGCAGCATTGGACTGCCTAGCGTTTTGTTGTAAACATTTCAAAATTTTCCAATTCAATTTATCTATACTCATTTTTAAATAATATTTTAAAAATATATTAAATTTTAAAGTAAATATACGCTAATACTTTAAAATCGAAAGTTAAAAATACTGGTAAGTCGTTATTTTTGATAAAAATTAAAATATAAAATGTCGGCTCCAATTCCTTCTCATCTGTCAGAACTACCTATATATAAGCAGGCTATGCAAATTTTTGTTTTATCTAGAAGCATTTCTAGCTATTTAAATCAGGATTTAGCATACTTATACGATGATGGTAAAGAAGATGCCAACATTTATGTATCAGGCGATATTGTACAACAGTCGGTATCCTTAGCTCCAGAAATTATTAATGCAGAGTTAGAGCATTGTCGTGACAAAAAACACAGACATATAGCATCCGTAAACCGTTTAACTAATAGGTTGTATAAAAACTGTAGTCGTCTAGAGTCTTGTAACAGCAATGGTAAAGACTACTTACCAATTTTAAAAAGAGAGATTAGAAAATTTAGAAAATTGCAAACAACTTGGATGTTGACACTTTAATTATTTAAGAAAAATCAACTACTCTTGCATTATACATAAATGAGTCTTGAAAAGCTTTAATTTTAGGATTAAAGGTTTCAGAAAAAATCACAAACTTAGCTTTAGGTGCGCTTTCGCTTAATCTTAAAATGTAATTGTGATAATTATTTCTAGTAATAAAATCGGCATCATGTAAAACAAATAGCTTCAATTCTCCTAAATGCAGACTATTTAAATGATACAATTTACTTAAACGTTTTGGTGTTGCAATCAAAATATCCACACCATAATAGACCTCTTCACGTTGTTTTTCTAAATCATGCTCTTCATAAGCACAGTAAATACGTAAATCTGTTCTTTTAGTAAAAGCTTCAAAACGTTCTTTTAATTCTAAGGTCGTTTTTTTGTCTTTAGCTATAATTACTGCTCTTGGCGAATCCTCAAAAGCTTCAGCTCCTAATTTTTGAATGGTACTAATAATCATAGCAGTAGTCTTACCGCATCCTTTTGGTCCTATTGCGTAAAGATCTGTTCCTGCCTTAATTAAAGGCATCACTTCTTTTTGAAACTTGTTAGTGGTTTCAAATCCTGCTTTTTCAATATTTTCTTTTAATGAAGGATGGTATTTTTTGAAAGACATTTATGTAATTATGATATGTAAATATTAGTGTAAACTGTAGATTACAAAGGTAGTAATTAATGACACATTTTACAGTCTGCTTTGTCTTTAACTTCACCAACCAAAAATCCTTGGTCATTAATTACAAAATCACAACAATCCACAAAACCTTGAGCAATCATTTTTCGACCACGTTGGATTTGTGACTTTATAGTAGGTAAGGCTAAATTTAATTGGTCTGCAATTTGTTGTTGTTTTAAACCTTTTATATCACTTAAAAACAAAGGATCACGATACTTTTTAGGCAAGCTTTTAATAATGCCATGTAAGCAATCTACTTCAGTATGTTCTAGTTTTTGTTCTTCAAAAATAAAATCTTCATCTGTTGTTTTATACACCAATTTTTTACTTCTAAAGTAGTCCAAAACGGTATACCTAGCAATGGAGAAAAGCCACGATTTAAGCTTGCCTTCATCTTTTAAAGTATTTAATTTAGTATGTACTTTAATAAAAGTTTCTTGCAATAAATCGTCCGCGATTACCTCGTCTTTTACTTTACTTAAAATAAAATATTTGATATCGTCTGCATGTAATTTCCAAATGTCTTTAGTATCCATATCGATTGTAATGTAAAAACGCTAATCTTAGTATAAAGTTACCAAAACTAGCGTTATTAATACTGTTTTTAAGTCATGCTTAACAGTTGCAGTTATTGCAAGTACACGTGTTACATGTGCAGTTAAAACAATTTCCTTTAGAGCAACCGTCACAGTCACAAGTACAATTTATATTTTTCATAATATCTATTTTTATGGGTTCATATAATAGACGTGACTAATTAAAAAAAGATGCAAATTTGAAGTCTTTTTTTTAAAATGAAATTATTTTACTACAATTTTAGCGAGATGTGTTATTGGGAAATTACATGAGTTTGCTATAAAACATAATTGATTTGCTTTACTATGAAGGTTTTCCGCTAACGCCTTTTGAGTTTCATTTTTTATAGTTACAACAGGTTTTAATCTTACTGTTCTAAAACTTCCACTTCCTGAAGCATTCACTTCCAAATCGCCTTCTGCATCATCTGAATAACTTATTACCTCTATATTGTTTTGCGCGCAAACGTATAAATAAGACATCATGTGGCAGGATGCTAAAGCAGATAATAATAAATCTTCTGGATTGTATAACGTGTCATCTCCTCTAAATGGTTTTGCTGCAGACACGGATAAATCCGAAACTTTATTAGCAATGGTTACTTTATGATTTCTACTAAAAGTTCTTGGGTTACTTGTACTTTCACCATCATTAATTGTCCATTTTACTTGTGCTTTGAAGGTGTGTTTAATTGACATGTTTTTTTTATTGAATATAAAAAAGCGTTTCATATTGAAACGCTTTTTTGTTTTATGTATTAATATTCTTTATTATGCTCTAAATAGCAAAAACTATAATGAGATCCCATAATAAATTTGAGATAAGCGATTCACTCACTTTTCGTGAAAACAAAAAGTGGGTCTCTGCTTACATGTTTCTGCGATACTGACCTCCAACTTCAAACAACGCTGAAGTGATTTCACCTAAACTACAGACTTTACAAACATCCATTAACGCTTCAAAAATATTTTCGTTGTTAATCGCTCGTTCTTGTAAATCCTTAAGCAATGCTTTTGTGTCATTTGCCTCATGAAGATTAGATAACGTTTTAATCTGGAATTGCTTTTCCTCTTCTGTTGCTCTAATGACTTCCGCAGGAACAACCGTTGGCGATCCTTTACTACTTAAAAAAGTATTTACACCAACAATTGGGAATTTCCCGTTATGCTTTAACGTTTCGTAATATAAACTTTCTTCTTGTATTTTACTACGTTGGTACATGGTTTCCATTGCACCAAGAACTCCACCTCTTTCTGTAATTCTGTCGAATTCTAAAAGCACAGCTTCTTCAACTAAATCAGTTAATTCTTCGATAATAAAAGACCCTTGTATTGGGTTTTCGTTTTTATTTAATCCTAATTCTTTATTGATGATTAATTGAATAGCCATCGCACGTCTAACCGACTCTTCTGTTGGTGTTGTAATAGCCTCATCATATGCATTAGTGTGTAATGAGTTACAGTTATCGTAAATAGCGTATAATGCTTGAAGTGTTGTACGAATATCATTAAAGTCAATTTCTTGAGCGTGTAAACTACGTCCAGACGTTTGAATATGATATTTCAACATTTGTGCTCTTGCATTTGCACCATACTTGTGCTTCATTGCTTTTGCCCAAATTTTACGTGCCACACGACCAATTACTGCATATTCTGGATCGATTCCGTTTGAGAAAAAGAATGACAAGTTTGGACCAAATTTATTGATGTCCATACCACGACTTAAATAATATTCCACGTAAGTGAAACCATTAGATAATGTCAACGCTAATTGTGTAATTGGGTTTGCACCTGCTTCTGCAATATGATATCCAGAAATCGATACTGAATAAAAGTTACGGACGTTATTCTCGATAAAATACTCTTGAACATCTCCCATTAAACGCAATGCAAATTCTGTAGAGAAAATACACGTGTTTTGCGCTTGATCTTCTTTTAAAATATCTGCTTGAACCGTTCCTCTTACTTGCGCAATGGTATTCTTTTTAATCTCTGCATAAACATCAGCTGGTAATACAAGGTCTCCTGTAACACCTAACAACATTAATCCTAAACCATTGTTTCCTTCTGGTAAATCACCATTATAAGATGGACGTTGTTTATCTTTATAAATCTTAGCTATTTTAGCTTCTACTTCTTTTTCAAGACCGTTTTCTTTAATGTAAAATTCACATTGTTGGTCTATGGCAGCATTCATAAAAAATCCTAATAACATTGGTGCAGGACCATTAATGGTCATACTTACCGACGTCATTACGTTTGCTAAATCAAAACCTGAATACAGTTTTTTAGCATCATCTAAACAACAAATACTAACACCTGCATTACCAATTTTACCGTAAATATCTGGTCTTAAATCTGGATCGTTACCGTAAAGTGTTACACTATCAAAAGCGGTAGACAAACGTTTTGCTGGCAAACCTGCACTTACATAGTGAAAACGTCTGTTGGTACGTTCTGGTCCACCTTCTCCTGCAAACATACGTGCTGGATCTTCTCCTGTACGTTTAAATGGATATAATCCTGAAGTATATGGAAACTCTCCTGGTACATTTTCTTGCAATGTCCAACGTAATAAATCTCCCCAAGCTTGATACTTTGGTAATGCTATTCTTGGAATTTGTAAATGCGATAATGACTCAGAATGTGTTTCTATTTTAATTTCTTTATCTCTTACTTTAAAGCTATAAATTGGGTTTTTGTACTTATTTACTTTCTCATCCCAACCTGTAATTACTTCCCAATTGTATGGATCTAAGTTTAATTTTACTCTGTCAAATTCAGCAATAAGCATTTTAATTAAATCCTTTTTGTCATCCTGAACTAGTTTAAGGATCTCATCTTGATCAAGTCCTTGCTTTCCTATAAAAGACTTTTCGACTGCGCTCAAAGTGACATCTCCTACAGAACCAATGGTTTTAAAGATACCGTATAATCGTTGCGCAACCTCAACTTGCGTGTTTGCTGTTTTGTCATAAGCACGATTACTTTCTGCAATTTCCGACAAGTAACGTGTACGTGATGGTGGAATTACAAAAATTTTCTCGCTCATTTCCTGAGAAATTTCAAATGTCGATTTTAAAACCGAATCCGTCTTTTCTACTAACTTGTCCATGATGGCTTTGTAAAGCGTATTCATCCCTGGATCGTTAAATTGCGACGCAATAGTACCATAAACTGGCAACTGATCTTGTGGTATATCCCAAAGATTATTGTTACGCATGTATTGTTTTTTAACATCACGAAGCGCATCTAAAGAGCCACGTTTGTCAAATTTATTAATGGCAACCAAATCTGCAAAATCAAGCATATCGATTTTTTCTAATTGTGTTGCTGCACCAAATTCTGGAGTCATAACGTATAAAGCCACGTCAGAATGTTCCATAATCTCTGTATCAGATTGTCCAATTCCAGAGGTTTCTAATATAATTAAATCGTATTCCGCAGCTTTTAAAACCTGAACTGCTTCGTTTACATATTTAGATAATGCTAAGTTAGATTGACGTGTAGCCAAACTACGCATGTATACTCTTGGCGAGTTGATTGCATTCATCCTAATCCTATCACCTAAAAGAGCTCCTCCTGTTTTACGCTTTGATGGGTCAACAGACACTAAACCAATAGTTTTTTCTGGGAAATCGATTAAAAAACGACGCACTAATTCATCTACTAAAGATGATTTACCTGCTCCACCTGTTCCTGTAATTCCTAAAACTGGTGTTTTAGAATCTTTATTTTTAACATGAATTTTATCTAAAGTTGCTTTAGCTACTTCCGGAAAGTTTTCGGCAGAAGAAATCACTCTAGCAATGGCTTTAGGATTTTTGGTTGGTAACATATCCAACTCGTTACTTAAAACATCTCCAATAGCAAAATCTGATTGTTCTACCAAATCATTAATCATACCTTGTAATCCCATAGCACGACCATCATCTGGAGAGTAAATACGTGCGATACCATAATCCATTAATTCTTTAATTTCAGAAGGTAAAATTACACCACCACCACCACCAAAAATCTTGATGTGCTCTGCACCTCTTTCTTTTAATAAGTCATACATGTATTTAAAATACTCGTTATGACCACCTTGGTAAGAGGTTAAACAAATAGCATTTGCATCTTCTTGAATTGCGGTATTTACCACTTCGTCCACACTTCTATCGTGTCCTAAATGAATTACCTCAACTCCTGTAGATTGAATAATACGACGCATAATATTTATGGACGCATCATGACCATCAAATAAGGCTGCTGCTGTTACAATTCTAACTTTATATTTTGGTTTATATGGTGTTGCTTGTGTCATTCTTAAAATATAATGGGTTTTGAGATTGCAATTTACGGAATATTCAAAAATATTGCTCTATAATCCGTAATTATCTAAAAGTTAAAAACAAATAATTATCCCGATAAATTTACAGTAAATTTAGTTGCTAATACCAACTGAAAATGAACAAATTAACAATCCTAATACATTGTAATGACCAATCAGGAATTATTGCAAGTGTTACAAATTTTATTGCCAATAATAATGGTAACATTGTTTACATAGACCAATATGTTGATAGAGAACAAAACATATTTTTTATGCGTTTGGAAAGCGAATTTGAACAAAACACATTTAATATCGAAGCTTTTAAGGTTACTTTTAAAAATGAGTTAGCCGATCGTTTTAAAATGAAATGGCGTATTTACTCTGCCAAAACAAAACCAAAAATGGCACTATTTGTATCCAAATATGACCATTGTTTATATGATATATTAGGACGTTATAACTCTGGAGAATTAGACGTAGACATTCCGTTTATAATTAGTAACCACAACACTTTAAAACCCATTGCAGACAGTTTTAATATACCGTTTTATCATATTCCAGTTACTAAAGAGACTAAAGCCAAAGCAGAAGACCAGCAATTAGAACTTTGTAAAAAACATGGTATTAATTTTGTTGTTTTGGCACGCTATATGCAAATTGTATCCAATAAAATAATAAGTCAATATCCCAATAAGGTTATTAATATACACCACTCTTTTTTACCAGCTTTTGTTGGTGCAAAACCCTACCATTCTGCCTACAAACGTGGTGTGAAAATTATTGGAGCCACAAGCCATTATGTGACAGAGGATTTAGATGCTGGTCCGATTATTGAACAAGATGTTGCAAGAGTATCACATACACACGCAATTGAAGATTTAATTGCAAAAGGACGTGATTTAGAAAAAATTGTTCTAGCAAATGCTATAAAACTTCATCTTAAACGAAAAGTAATGGTGTTGAATAATAAGACTGTTATTTTTTCGTGAAAATCATTTATCTCGTTCTTTCAAGCCTTGTGTTTATTCTTAAAAAAAAGAAAATTAAAATAAAACGCAGTTTTTGTATTAAAAACGCATCTTATTAATAGGTATATTTGTGCCTTAAATTATATAACATGAAAAAAATATTAGCCTTACTAATTATTCTAAATTTTACTGCTTGCGCAGAATTACAGCAAGTTGTTAACCAATTACCACAAGCTGGTGGTGTTAGCGACTTAGATATTGCGGGAGGATTAAGACAAGCTTTAGACTTAGGTATTGACAAACAGGTCTCTAAATTGACACAAACGGATGGTTTTTTTAAAAACGAATTAGTTAAAATTTTACTTCCAGAGGAATTACAAAAAGTTGATAAAGCTTTACGTGATATTGGCTTAAGTAATCTTGCTGATGAAGGTTTAAAAGTATTAAACAGAGCAGCAGAAGATGCTGTTGGAGAGGCTACACCAATTTTTATTAATGCAGTTAAAGAGATTACTTTTACTGATGCTAAAAACATCTTATTAGGAAGTAATGATGCTGCAACGCAATACTTAAGTAGCAAAACACAAACAGCTTTATACGACAAATTTAATCCAGTTATTAAGGCCTCATTTGATAAAGTTGGTGCTGACCAAATTTGGGCTAACTTAATTAATAAATATAATGCTATCCCTTTTACAAATAATGTTAATCCAGATTTAACAGATTATGTTACTGGTGAAGCTTTAAAAGGTGTTTACACTATGATAGCTGTTGAAGAGCAAGAAATTAGAACCAAAGTTGGCTCTAGAACAACTGCTTTATTACAAAAAGTATTTGCTTTACAAGATTAACCCTTTTATTAAACTTAGAATAATACTAAGTTAACATTGAAACAAAATATAAGCTAGATATTTGCATTGTATTAGAAAGCACACTTTCGTTTTTGATGCAGAGTTAGTTTAGTTAGTAAATAGAGTCTATTTTTAGGGTTAAGAATGGGCTCTTTTTTTGTGCCAAAAAATCGCTAATTATTTTGTTTATATCAATAAAAAAAGTAATTTAAATGTCTAATTACCAACCCCTAAGACCATGGACAGACTAAATTTACTAAAACAACATCAAAATAAGCTTAATAAGCGATACAAACAGCTTATAGAACAGTCTTATAATTTAAGGCAAACAGACCACGAACAAAGTGACGTATCTGCATTTAAAGCTATTAAGATTTTAAATAAGCTAAATAGATTAAAATTTCTAGCAAGAGAACAATCACAAATGGTCTCTTAATTTTTTAAAATAATCAAACGCTTTTAGTAATCTAGAGCCATACCAAGAAAAATATTCGCCATCCACAAAAATAACTTTTGCATTATTTGATGCACTACTAACTTCTAAAGCATGTGCCTCTTTAAAAGGATAAGGCTCACTAGATAATAATATAACCTCAGGATCGCCTTCTAGCTGCATTGCTTTTATATCGACCTCTGGATAACGATCTAGGTTAGCGTATATATTCTCAAATTTATTTAATTGTAATAAATGATTTATAAATGTTCCGTTAGAAGCAACCATCCAAGGATCTTTCCATATAAAATAGGCTGCTTTTAAACTGGCTTTATCTTTTATAAAAATTTGAAATTCTTTTAAGTTAGTTTCAATAGTTTCGCAAATCTTTTTAGCATTAGCACGTTTGTTAAAAAGCTGACCATATTGCTTTATTAAATCTAAGCAATCTACTATAGTTACAATATCTGAAACATGTACAAGACAAATAGTTTGACAAGCTGACACGATATCTTGCGTATTTTCTTCTTTATTACAAAGTATAATATCAGGTTTTAATGCTTTAATTTTTTCAAGATTAATTTGCTTTGTTCCTCCCACAATTTGCTTGTCTCCTTTCAAATGTACTGGATGTACACAAAATTTAGTAAGTCCAACAATAGTATCCTCTAAACCTAAATCGTACAATAATTCGGTTTGAGAAGGTACTAACGAGATGATGCGTATTGGTGTAGCATCTATGTTAAGTGTATTACCTATTTGGTCTGTAAGTGTCATTTAATTATGGCTTAAAATTGTCGTAATATTTTTAATAATGAGATGCTGAAACACTTTCAACATGACGTTACAAGACGGTATTATTTTTATTGAAATAAGTCCAACATTACGATTGACTGTACGACACAACATTACTATTATTACTTAAATAATGTGATACTGAAATAAATTCAGCATGACGGAGCGTTCAATTATTTATTATTTAAAATAACTTCCATTTGTTGTTGTAAATCTTTAGCACTATTAGCTGCTGCTTGCGCAAAATCTTCGTTTGTTGATGCATAAATAATTCCTCTAGACGAGTTTATTAATAGACCAACATTATCACTCATTCCGTATTTACAAACGTCTTGAAGGTTTCCGCCTTGAGCGCCAACACCAGGAACTAGTAAAAAACTATTTGGAACTATTTTTCTAATTTCTGCAAAATACTCAGCCTTAGTTGCACCAACTACGTACATTAGGTTTTCAGCATTTACCCACGATTTAGAGGTTTCTAGTACTTGTTTGTACAGCTCTTTACCATCTACTGTTTTAGTTTGAAAATCAAAAGCACCTTGATTAGAGGTTAGCGCTAACATAATAGTGTGTTTGTCTTTAAAAGCTAAAAAAGGCTCTACCGAATCTTTTCCCATATATGGCGCAACAGTAACACTGTCAAACGCTAAGTCTTCAAAAAAAGCTTTTGCATACATTGTACTAGTATTACCAATATCACCACGTTTAGCGTCTGCTATTGTAAAAATCTCTGGATGCTTATCGTTAAGATAGTTTATCGTTTTTTGTAATGCTTTCCATCCTTTTAAACCATAAGCTTCGTAAAATGCAGTGTTAGGCTTATAAGATACACATAAGTGATGTGTTGCATCAATAATAGCTTTATTAAACTCGAAAATGGGATCTTCGGTTTGTAATAGATGTTTAGGAATTTTGTTTAAATCGACATCTAATCCAATACATAAAAAGGATTTTTTGATGTGTATTTGTTCTAATAGTTGTTGTGTTGTCATGTTATAAAAAAAGCCTCAATAAAGAGGCTTGTTATTAAATATGTTGGTCACTAGCTTTTAATTTTTCTGTATTATCAGCTAATTGTAATTCGTCAATAATTTTTTGGATATCTCCATTTACAATGTTTTGTAAATCGTATAATGTTAAACCAATTCTGTGATCCGTAACACGTCCTTGCGAGTAGTTGTAGGTTCTAATCTTAGCACTTCTATCTCCAGAGGTTACCATCGTACCACGTAAGGCTGCATCTTCTTCGTTTTTCTTAGCCAACTCCATATCATATAAACGCGAGCGTAATACCTTAAAAGCTTTCTCTTTGTTTTTATGTTGTGACTTTTGATCCTGACATTGCGCTACTAATCCTGTTGGAATGTGCGTTAAACGTACTGCAGAATATGTTGTGTTTACAGATTGACCACCTGGTCCAGAAGAACAGAAAAAATCTACACGAACTTCTTTAGGGTTAATCTCTACATCAAACTCTTCAGCTTCTGGAAAAACCATTACAGTTGCTGCACTTGTATGTACACGTCCTTGAGTTTCAGTCTGTGGTACACGTTGTACACGATGCACACCAGCTTCAAACTTTAAAGTCCCGTAAACATCGTCACCAGTAACTTCAAATTGGATTTCTTTAAAACCTCCATTTGTACCTTCGCTATAATCTACAGTATCTACTTTCCATCCTCTGCTTTCGCAATATTTGGTGTACATTCTAAATAAATCTCCTGCAAAAATACTAGCTTCATCTCCACCTGTTCCAGCACGAAGCTCAACCACTGCATTTTTAGAATCTTGAGGATCTTTAGGTATTAATAATACTCTGATCTCATCTTCTAGTTTTGGTATTGCCTCTTTAGCTTCGTCATATTGCATCTTAGCCATGTCTACCATTTCGGCATCACTACCATCTGCAATAATTTCTTCAGCTTCTTTTAAATTTTCAGTAAACTCGATATATATCTCACGCTTATCCATTAATAAACGTAAATCCTTATACTCTTTATTTAGTTCTACATAACGTTTTTGATCTGTAATAACATCAGGTTGAATGATTAAATCACTAACCTCATCAAAACGTTGCTTAACTATTTGTAACTTCTCTAACATCTTCTTCTAAAATTGTGAAACAAAAATACGA contains:
- the prfA gene encoding peptide chain release factor 1, with amino-acid sequence MLEKLQIVKQRFDEVSDLIIQPDVITDQKRYVELNKEYKDLRLLMDKREIYIEFTENLKEAEEIIADGSDAEMVDMAKMQYDEAKEAIPKLEDEIRVLLIPKDPQDSKNAVVELRAGTGGDEASIFAGDLFRMYTKYCESRGWKVDTVDYSEGTNGGFKEIQFEVTGDDVYGTLKFEAGVHRVQRVPQTETQGRVHTSAATVMVFPEAEEFDVEINPKEVRVDFFCSSGPGGQSVNTTYSAVRLTHIPTGLVAQCQDQKSQHKNKEKAFKVLRSRLYDMELAKKNEEDAALRGTMVTSGDRSAKIRTYNYSQGRVTDHRIGLTLYDLQNIVNGDIQKIIDELQLADNTEKLKASDQHI
- a CDS encoding Lacal_2735 family protein, with the protein product MDRLNLLKQHQNKLNKRYKQLIEQSYNLRQTDHEQSDVSAFKAIKILNKLNRLKFLAREQSQMVS
- the pyrF gene encoding orotidine-5'-phosphate decarboxylase is translated as MTTQQLLEQIHIKKSFLCIGLDVDLNKIPKHLLQTEDPIFEFNKAIIDATHHLCVSYKPNTAFYEAYGLKGWKALQKTINYLNDKHPEIFTIADAKRGDIGNTSTMYAKAFFEDLAFDSVTVAPYMGKDSVEPFLAFKDKHTIMLALTSNQGAFDFQTKTVDGKELYKQVLETSKSWVNAENLMYVVGATKAEYFAEIRKIVPNSFLLVPGVGAQGGNLQDVCKYGMSDNVGLLINSSRGIIYASTNEDFAQAAANSAKDLQQQMEVILNNK
- a CDS encoding ABC transporter substrate-binding protein, which translates into the protein MTLTDQIGNTLNIDATPIRIISLVPSQTELLYDLGLEDTIVGLTKFCVHPVHLKGDKQIVGGTKQINLEKIKALKPDIILCNKEENTQDIVSACQTICLVHVSDIVTIVDCLDLIKQYGQLFNKRANAKKICETIETNLKEFQIFIKDKASLKAAYFIWKDPWMVASNGTFINHLLQLNKFENIYANLDRYPEVDIKAMQLEGDPEVILLSSEPYPFKEAHALEVSSASNNAKVIFVDGEYFSWYGSRLLKAFDYFKKLRDHL